A stretch of the Capsicum annuum cultivar UCD-10X-F1 chromosome 8, UCD10Xv1.1, whole genome shotgun sequence genome encodes the following:
- the LOC107856824 gene encoding phosphatidylinositol 4-phosphate 5-kinase 6, with amino-acid sequence MSKEFSGILKAWEFKLKKATAKKRPKNIIFATMSVAHVDDDLDTPGEVYYAEKVLNNGDIYTGQWSDNCPNGNGKYLWSDGCMYVGDWVKGKTMGKGKFSWPSGATYEGQFKNGYMDGEGTYTGCSNDTYRGSWVINMKHGKGTRDYVNGDHYEGDWRRGHPDGQGRYQWINGNQYIGQWRHGKMNGNGTIIWANGNRYDGSWEDGYPKGNGTYRWADGSFYVGIWSKDSREQSGTYYPSSSRTGTFDWDPQDVYSNELLGCQVSPGERISAYPSQKLITWPCEGEFLQKLPIAKTPKANNPRPKRNSVDGRLSNGDGYSWGSETDAASNSVYSDQQRESSDESRSCQTDDLDNSRGFQPHCIKIQPNKKPGTTISKGHKNYELMLNLQLGIRHSVGRPAPATSLDLRATAFDTKEKIWTKFPTEGSKYTPPHQSCEFKWKDYCPLVFRTLRKLFKVDPADYMISICGNDALRELSSPGKSGSFFYLTNDDKYMIKTLKKAEVKVLLGMLPAYYNHVRAFENTLVTKFFGLHCVKMTGPTQKKVRFVIMGNLFCTEYAIHRRFDLKGSSHGRLTEKDESQIDSTTTLKDLDLNFIFRLQKVWFQEFCRQVDRDCDFLEQERIMDYSLLVGVHFREVSGSGEPVTTETPNSGLLTPTANADRCSDVSTPRISRADMDLLFDPSGWASIRLGINMAAKAELTMRKSDFETQLVGEPTGQYYDVILFFGIIDILQNYDISKKLEHAYKAFQYDPTSISAVDPKQYSKRFRDFILKVFAEDT; translated from the exons ATGAGCAAAGAATTTAGTGGCATTTTGAAGGCCTGGGAGTTTAAGTTAAAGAAAGCAACAGCAAAGAAAAGAcccaaaaacataatttttgcAACAATGTCAGTGGCACATGTTGACGATGACCTTGATACCCCTGGTGAGGTTTATTATGCAGAGAAAGTGTTGAACAATGGGGATATATATACAGGACAATGGAGTGATAATTGTCCCAATGGCAATGGCAAGTATTTATGGTCAGATGGTTGTATGTATGTTGGTGATTGGGTTAAAGGGAAGACAATGGGGAAGGGAAAGTTTAGCTGGCCTTCTGGTGCAACTTATGAAGGGCAGTTCAAGAATGGGTATATGGATGGTGAAGGGACTTATACAGGTTGTTCAAATGATACATATAGAGGTTCTTGGGTGATCAATATGAAACATGGTAAAGGGACAAGGGACTATGTGAATGGAGATCATTACGAAGGAGATTGGCGCCGCGGGCACCCAGATGGGCAAGGGAGGTATCAATGGATCAATGGTAATCAATATATTGGACAATGGAGACATGGGAAGATGAATGGGAATGGTACAATTATTTGGGCTAATGGGAATAGGTATGATGGTTCTTGGGAAGATGGATATCCTAAAGGGAATGGCACGTATCGATGGGCAGATGGGAGTTTTTATGTTGGTATTTGGAGTAAGGATTCGAGGGAGCAAAGCGGGACTTATTATCCTTCGAGTTCACGAACAGGTACTTTCGATTGGGATCCTCAGGATGTGTATTCAAATGAGCTACTAGGATGTCAGGTTAGTCCTGGTGAAAGAATATCAGCATATCCCTCACAAAAGTTGATTACTTGGCCATGTGAAGGGGAATTTCTGCAAAAGCTACCAATAGCAAAGACTCCAAAAGCAAATAATCCAAGGCCTAAACGAAATTCTGTCGATGGGAGGTTGAGCAATGGAGATGGATACAGTTGGGGCTCAGAAACTGATGCAGCTTCAAACAGTGTATACTCAGATCAACAAAGAGAGTCAAGTGACGAATCGAGAAGCTGTCAAACTGATGATTTAGATAATTCAAGAGGATTTCAACCACATTGCATCAAAATTCAACCGAACAAGAAGCCAGGAACAACAATATCGAAAGGGCATAAAAACTATGAGCTCATGCTTAATTTGCAGCTGGGAATAAG ACATTCTGTGGGAAGGCCTGCTCCAGCTACATCACTTGATCTTAGAGCTACAGCTTTTGACACGAAAGAAAAGATATGGACAAAGTTCCCTACAGAAGGATCAAAGTATACTCCTCCACACCAGTCGTGTGAGTTCAAATGGAAGGATTACTGCCCGTTAGTTTTCAG GACCCTTAGGAAATTGTTTAAAGTGGATCCAGCTGATTATATGATATCTATATGTGGAAATGATGCACTTCGAGAGCTCTCATCCCCAGGAAAAAGTGGAAGCTTTTTTTACTTGACCAACGATGACAAGTACATGATAAAGACCTTAAAGAAGGCAGAAGTAAAA GTTCTTTTAGGAATGCTTCCAGCTTATTACAATCATGTTCGGGCATTTGAGAACACTCTAGTTACCAAATTTTTTGGCCTTCACTGTGTGAAGATGACTGGACCTACTCAGAAGAAG GTTCGCTTTGTCATAATGGGGAACTTGTTCTGTACCGAGTATGCCATTCACAGACGTTTTGACTTGAAAGGTTCTTCCCATGGCCGTCTCACTGAGAAAGATGAATCCCAAATTGACTCCACTACTACCCTCAAGGACCTGGATCTCAATTTTATATTCAGGCTGCAGAAAGTTTGGTTCCAAGAGTTCTGCAG ACAAGTGGACCGCGACTGTGATTTCCTTGAACAGGAGAGAATCATGGACTACAGTCTTTTGGTTGGAGTGCACTTTCGAGAAGTTTCAGGTTCCGGAGAACCAGTCACAACTGAGACGCCTAATTCTGGACTTCTGACTCCTACTG CTAATGCAGACCGGTGTAGTGATGTATCAACGCCTCGAATTTCCAGGGCTGACATGGATCTTCTTTTTGATCCTTCAGG GTGGGCTTCCATTAGATTGGGTATTAACATGGCAGCAAAGGCTGAATTAACAATGAGAAAAAGCGATTTCGAGACGCAGCTAGTGGGAGAGCCCACAGGGCAATATTATGATGTCATCCTGTTCTTTGGTATAATCGATATACTACAGAACTATGACATAAGCAAGAAGCTGGAACATGCTTATAAAGCATTCCAATATGATCCAACCTCAATATCTGCAGTTGATCCCAAGCAGTACTCAAAACGTTTTCGAGACTTCATATTAAAAGTTTTTGCAGAAGACActtga